A single genomic interval of Novosphingobium ginsenosidimutans harbors:
- a CDS encoding META domain-containing protein — protein sequence MLRQALLAALPLLAACATPQTGAEPKPASGPDRPLTSWTFVSIDGQKPVSNRAELRIFEKRIAATVGCNGLGGDLQLINGQMKVGPIISTQMYCEGLMEQERAVAELLGASPAFFVENGRMGIKSGKHVAELVRKAD from the coding sequence ATGCTTCGCCAAGCGCTTCTCGCCGCCCTACCCCTGCTCGCCGCTTGCGCCACGCCGCAGACTGGAGCCGAGCCCAAGCCGGCGAGCGGTCCAGATCGCCCGCTGACCAGCTGGACCTTCGTTTCGATCGACGGCCAGAAACCGGTGTCCAATAGGGCTGAATTACGGATTTTCGAGAAGCGCATTGCCGCAACCGTTGGTTGCAACGGCCTTGGCGGAGACCTTCAACTGATCAATGGACAGATGAAGGTCGGACCGATCATTTCGACCCAGATGTACTGCGAAGGCCTGATGGAGCAGGAGCGCGCCGTCGCCGAATTGCTTGGCGCATCACCGGCTTTCTTCGTCGAGAATGGCCGGATGGGCATCAAATCCGGCAAGCACGTGGCGGAGCTGGTCCGTAAGGCCGATTAG
- a CDS encoding DNA recombination protein RmuC, with protein MDSTLTLILLLVFGLGAGTGLGWFFGSRPVADLRVRLAEQEAASKDLDARFRQAVKELSEASIENATLKANAANFEEQKAGLIAAQESLKKEFENAGAKILAQAQEVLLNRAQERLTQSEEKSAERLKALLAPVDERLKSYEVQVQSLEKQRVDAFGQLTGLIQSLREGQEQVRAEAARLGNSLTNAPKARGRWGERALQNVLEQCGLSEHTDFELEHSLDTEDGRLRPDAIVHVPGQKKLVIDAKVSLNAYQAAFEANDDAERKRHLDLHARSMRNHVATLGAKAYQSQFDDAPDYVVMFVPGEHFVAAALEHDPELWDFAFHNKVLLATPTNLVAIARTVAMVWKQDQLAREAVEIGKAGAELYDRIAVAAEHLKRVGGGLESAVNNYNKFVSSFERNVVSSGKRLRDKGIEIGKREIEEVPLIEAAPRYSGSEAPTIAEEAD; from the coding sequence ATGGACTCCACGCTTACCCTCATACTCCTTCTCGTTTTCGGCCTTGGCGCGGGCACGGGCCTCGGCTGGTTTTTCGGCTCGCGCCCAGTCGCTGATTTGCGCGTGCGGCTGGCCGAGCAGGAGGCCGCGAGCAAGGACCTCGACGCCCGTTTCCGCCAGGCCGTGAAGGAATTGAGCGAGGCGTCGATCGAGAATGCGACGCTCAAGGCGAATGCCGCCAACTTCGAGGAGCAGAAGGCCGGCCTGATCGCCGCGCAGGAATCGCTCAAGAAGGAATTCGAGAATGCCGGCGCGAAGATCCTTGCCCAAGCGCAGGAGGTCTTGCTCAACCGCGCGCAGGAACGGCTCACCCAGTCTGAAGAGAAGAGCGCGGAACGGCTGAAGGCGCTGCTGGCGCCGGTCGATGAGCGGCTCAAGAGCTATGAAGTGCAGGTCCAGTCGCTGGAAAAGCAGCGCGTTGATGCCTTTGGCCAGCTCACTGGCCTGATCCAGTCGCTGCGCGAGGGGCAGGAGCAGGTCCGCGCCGAGGCGGCTCGGCTGGGCAACTCACTCACCAACGCCCCCAAGGCCCGCGGCCGCTGGGGCGAGCGGGCGTTGCAGAACGTGCTCGAGCAGTGCGGTCTGTCGGAGCACACCGATTTCGAACTGGAGCACTCGCTCGACACCGAAGACGGCCGGCTGCGGCCCGATGCGATTGTCCACGTGCCGGGGCAGAAGAAGCTGGTGATCGACGCCAAGGTCTCGCTCAACGCCTATCAGGCGGCGTTCGAGGCCAATGATGATGCCGAGCGCAAGCGCCATCTCGATCTCCACGCCCGGTCGATGCGGAACCATGTCGCGACGCTGGGGGCCAAGGCTTACCAGAGCCAGTTCGACGATGCGCCGGACTATGTGGTGATGTTCGTTCCCGGCGAGCACTTCGTCGCCGCCGCGCTCGAACACGATCCCGAATTGTGGGATTTTGCGTTCCACAATAAGGTTCTACTCGCCACTCCTACCAACCTGGTTGCGATTGCGCGGACCGTGGCGATGGTCTGGAAGCAGGACCAGCTGGCGCGCGAGGCAGTTGAAATCGGCAAGGCCGGGGCCGAGTTGTACGACCGGATTGCCGTGGCTGCGGAACATCTCAAGCGGGTTGGCGGCGGCCTCGAAAGCGCGGTCAACAACTACAACAAGTTCGTGTCCAGCTTTGAACGCAACGTCGTCTCATCCGGCAAGCGGCTGCGCGACAAGGGCATCGAAATCGGCAAGCGCGAGATCGAGGAGGTGCCCCTGATCGAGGCGGCGCCGCGCTATAGCGGCAGCGAGGCTCCGACCATCGCCGAGGAAGCGGACTAA
- the def gene encoding peptide deformylase translates to MAIREIIEVPDPRLKVISEPVTKFDDELKSLVADMFETMYDAPGIGLAAIQVGVPLRVLVIDLQPEDPDAEPEVCTAHGGHSHTHQPLKKEPRVFINPEILDPSEDLSVYSEGCLSVPEIYADVERPARIRARWQDLDGKVHEEHMDGLLATCLQHEMDHLEGILFIDHLSRLKRQMALKKLDKLRKVA, encoded by the coding sequence ATGGCTATCCGCGAAATCATCGAAGTTCCCGATCCCCGACTGAAGGTGATCTCCGAACCCGTCACCAAGTTTGACGATGAGCTCAAGTCGCTTGTCGCCGACATGTTCGAGACCATGTACGACGCCCCCGGCATTGGCCTCGCCGCCATCCAGGTCGGCGTGCCGCTGCGCGTGCTGGTGATCGATCTGCAGCCCGAGGATCCGGATGCAGAGCCGGAAGTCTGCACCGCGCATGGCGGCCATTCGCACACACATCAGCCGCTCAAGAAAGAGCCGCGGGTTTTCATCAACCCGGAGATTCTTGATCCCTCGGAAGACCTGTCGGTCTATTCTGAAGGCTGCCTCTCGGTCCCGGAAATCTATGCCGATGTCGAGCGTCCGGCCCGGATCCGCGCCCGCTGGCAGGACCTAGACGGCAAGGTTCACGAGGAGCACATGGACGGCCTGCTGGCAACCTGCCTGCAGCATGAGATGGACCACCTCGAGGGCATCCTGTTCATCGACCACCTCAGCCGGCTGAAGCGGCAGATGGCGCTGAAGAAGCTGGATAAGCTGCGCAAGGTCGCCTGA
- the recR gene encoding recombination mediator RecR → MASQEIETLTQALSRLPGLGPRSARRAVLWLIKRRETALVQLLAALEGVSERLVECQTCGNVDTTDPCGICVDPRRDQRALCVVEDVADLWALDRARLFTGRYHVLGGRLSALEGVRPEDLSIAALIERVSAGGIDEVVLAMNATLEGQTTAHYIAERLEGFPVRITQLAHGLPVGGELDYLDEGTLAQALRARRPMG, encoded by the coding sequence ATGGCATCGCAAGAGATCGAGACACTGACTCAGGCCCTGTCGCGCCTTCCAGGCTTGGGGCCGCGCTCGGCCCGCCGTGCCGTGCTGTGGCTGATCAAGCGGCGCGAGACCGCGCTGGTGCAGCTGCTCGCCGCGCTGGAGGGCGTGTCAGAGCGGCTCGTTGAGTGCCAGACATGCGGCAATGTCGATACGACCGATCCTTGCGGCATCTGTGTCGATCCGCGTCGCGACCAGCGCGCGCTCTGTGTGGTCGAGGATGTCGCCGATCTCTGGGCGCTCGACCGGGCGCGGCTGTTCACCGGGCGTTACCATGTGCTTGGCGGCCGGCTCTCGGCGCTGGAAGGCGTGCGGCCCGAAGACCTGAGTATTGCTGCGCTGATCGAACGGGTTTCGGCTGGCGGGATCGATGAGGTGGTCCTGGCAATGAACGCCACGCTCGAAGGCCAGACGACCGCGCATTACATCGCCGAGCGGCTGGAGGGCTTTCCGGTGCGGATCACCCAGCTGGCCCACGGACTGCCGGTGGGCGGCGAACTTGACTACCTTGACGAAGGCACGCTGGCCCAGGCGCTCCGCGCGCGGCGGCCGATGGGCTAA
- the fmt gene encoding methionyl-tRNA formyltransferase, with the protein MRIIFMGTPDFAVPALEALVTAGHEVIAAYTQPPRPGGRRGKELTLTPVHRKAEELGIEVRHPASLKGAEEQAALAALNADIAVVAAYGLILPQAVLDAPKHGCLNLHGSILPRWRGAAPIQRAILAGDAETGVDIMRMEAGLDTGPMLLEGRTPIDRKTAGELTEELAQIGARLIVEVLANLSAYPEQPQPDDDVTYAKKIDKAETRLDFSQDAAQVERQIRAFAPAPGAWFEYQGERCKVLAADITDGSGAPGEVLDHLLTIACATGAIRPTLVQRAGRPVMATADLLRGWAIAAGARLA; encoded by the coding sequence ATGCGCATCATCTTCATGGGTACCCCGGACTTTGCCGTACCGGCGCTGGAAGCGCTGGTTACGGCGGGGCATGAGGTGATTGCTGCCTATACCCAGCCGCCCCGCCCCGGCGGCCGGCGCGGCAAGGAGCTGACGCTCACCCCGGTGCACCGCAAGGCCGAGGAGCTGGGGATCGAAGTGCGCCATCCGGCCTCGCTCAAGGGTGCGGAGGAACAGGCCGCCCTTGCGGCGCTCAATGCCGACATTGCCGTGGTTGCGGCCTATGGTCTGATCCTGCCGCAGGCAGTGCTTGATGCGCCAAAGCACGGCTGCCTCAACCTCCACGGCTCGATCCTCCCACGTTGGCGCGGCGCCGCACCGATCCAGCGCGCGATCCTGGCCGGCGATGCAGAGACCGGGGTGGACATCATGCGGATGGAGGCCGGGCTCGATACCGGCCCGATGCTGCTGGAAGGGCGTACACCAATCGACCGCAAGACTGCCGGGGAGCTGACCGAGGAGTTGGCGCAGATCGGGGCGCGGCTGATCGTGGAGGTGCTGGCTAACCTTTCCGCCTATCCGGAACAGCCCCAGCCGGACGACGACGTGACCTATGCCAAAAAGATCGACAAGGCCGAGACCCGGCTCGACTTTTCCCAGGACGCTGCGCAGGTCGAACGCCAGATCCGAGCCTTTGCTCCGGCCCCAGGTGCCTGGTTCGAATACCAGGGCGAGCGCTGCAAGGTGCTCGCGGCTGACATCACTGACGGGAGCGGGGCACCTGGCGAGGTGCTGGATCACCTGCTGACCATCGCTTGCGCCACAGGCGCAATCCGCCCGACGCTCGTCCAGCGGGCTGGCCGGCCAGTGATGGCGACGGCTGACTTGCTGCGCGGGTGGGCGATTGCTGCGGGGGCAAGACTCGCTTGA
- the truA gene encoding tRNA pseudouridine(38-40) synthase TruA, producing MTRFALTLEFDGTPFMGLQRQAHGPSVQLAVEAAVQATTGETVTLHAAGRTDAGVHALGMRVHVDVTKEIDAFRLMEALNYHLRPAPIAVLDCEAKPEDWHARFSCIGREYLYRIANRRAPLTLDANRAWQVAQPLDAEAMHRAAQVLVGQHDFTTFRSVHCQAKSPEKTLELLSVERVDQEVHIRAAARSFLHHQVRSMVGCLALVGMGRWREEQVGEALAARDRAALGLNAPSAGLYFVRALYPGE from the coding sequence TTGACCCGCTTTGCCCTGACCCTTGAATTCGATGGCACCCCCTTCATGGGCTTGCAGCGGCAGGCGCACGGGCCATCGGTGCAGCTGGCGGTGGAAGCGGCCGTGCAGGCCACAACGGGTGAGACTGTCACTCTCCACGCCGCCGGGCGCACCGACGCCGGGGTCCACGCGCTGGGGATGCGGGTCCACGTTGATGTGACCAAGGAGATCGACGCCTTCCGCCTGATGGAAGCGCTCAATTACCACCTCCGCCCTGCCCCCATTGCGGTGCTCGATTGTGAGGCCAAGCCTGAAGACTGGCACGCCCGCTTCTCCTGCATTGGCCGCGAATACCTCTACCGCATCGCCAATCGCCGCGCTCCATTAACGCTGGACGCCAATCGCGCTTGGCAAGTCGCCCAGCCGCTCGATGCCGAGGCCATGCACCGCGCGGCCCAGGTGCTGGTCGGGCAGCATGACTTCACCACCTTCCGCTCGGTCCACTGCCAGGCGAAGAGCCCGGAGAAGACACTTGAACTGCTATCGGTCGAGCGGGTGGATCAGGAAGTCCACATCCGCGCGGCCGCCCGCTCGTTCCTGCATCACCAGGTCCGTTCGATGGTCGGCTGCCTTGCGCTGGTAGGCATGGGCCGCTGGCGCGAGGAGCAGGTGGGTGAGGCGCTTGCGGCTCGTGACCGCGCTGCGCTGGGCCTCAATGCGCCCAGCGCGGGACTCTATTTCGTCCGTGCGCTTTACCCGGGCGAATGA
- a CDS encoding zinc-binding dehydrogenase, with protein sequence MAFTGKQLTTQLDADGTLTVQLNDQTWDDPKPGQVLIQVEATPINPSDLGLLFASADTDTAVYSPGKVVAKMPENATRAMKARHGMPMPAGNEAAGIVVAAGEGCEHLMGKRIACVPGTAYGSYAYADPNMGFEVQDGVTAEQAASSFVNPMTALGFVETMKLEGYTGIVHAAAASNLGQMLLKICLEDGIPLVNVVRSDAQVKLLKDLGATHVLNMTDADYMPKLIDAIAETKAMIGFDPIGGGTVASQFLTAMEAAASRGAAFSRYGSNAAKKVCIYGALDLGPTILNRAFGLTWDLSGWLLTPFMMKAGPEVVGRMRARVMKDLTTTFASHYAKKGTLEDMLTKDAVAMYNARRTGEKYLVTPHG encoded by the coding sequence ATGGCCTTCACCGGCAAGCAGCTCACCACTCAACTCGACGCCGATGGCACGCTGACCGTTCAGCTCAATGACCAGACCTGGGACGATCCAAAGCCCGGCCAGGTGCTGATCCAGGTTGAGGCAACGCCGATCAACCCGTCTGACCTGGGCCTGCTGTTTGCCAGCGCCGATACTGACACTGCGGTCTATTCGCCCGGCAAGGTCGTGGCGAAGATGCCCGAGAATGCGACCCGGGCGATGAAGGCACGTCACGGGATGCCCATGCCGGCCGGTAACGAGGCCGCCGGGATCGTGGTTGCCGCCGGCGAAGGCTGCGAACACCTGATGGGCAAGCGGATCGCCTGTGTCCCCGGCACGGCCTATGGCTCCTATGCCTATGCCGATCCCAACATGGGCTTCGAAGTGCAGGACGGTGTGACCGCCGAACAGGCGGCCAGCTCCTTTGTCAACCCGATGACCGCGCTGGGCTTTGTCGAAACGATGAAGCTGGAAGGCTACACCGGCATCGTCCATGCCGCCGCTGCATCGAACCTGGGGCAGATGCTGCTCAAGATCTGCCTTGAGGATGGCATCCCGCTGGTCAACGTGGTCCGGTCCGATGCGCAGGTGAAGCTCCTGAAGGATCTCGGCGCGACCCACGTCCTCAACATGACCGATGCCGATTACATGCCCAAGCTGATCGACGCGATTGCCGAGACCAAGGCGATGATCGGCTTTGATCCGATCGGTGGCGGCACCGTGGCCAGTCAGTTCCTGACCGCAATGGAAGCCGCCGCGAGCCGCGGCGCGGCCTTCAGCCGCTATGGCTCGAACGCGGCCAAGAAGGTCTGCATCTATGGTGCGCTGGACCTTGGCCCGACGATCCTGAACCGCGCCTTTGGCCTCACCTGGGACCTTTCGGGCTGGCTGCTGACCCCGTTCATGATGAAGGCCGGACCCGAAGTGGTCGGGCGGATGCGGGCGCGGGTGATGAAGGACCTGACCACCACCTTCGCCAGCCACTATGCCAAGAAGGGCACTCTTGAGGACATGCTGACCAAGGATGCGGTAGCCATGTACAACGCCCGCCGCACGGGCGAGAAGTACCTGGTTACGCCGCACGGCTGA
- a CDS encoding amidohydrolase family protein: MKTANRTASRLALALSLAALPAAALAQDAKEAPKWDVSAPPGMKVREVPISVEEGTWMNLDVSPDGQTVAFDLLGDIYTMPISGGTPTRISEGLPYETQPRFSPDGKRIAFTSDRGGGDNIWIMNRDGSDKRQLTNESFRLLNQPSWSPDGQYIVAKKHFTTGRSLGTGEVWMYHVSGGDGVLLVKRPSEQHQKELGEPIFAPDGKHVYYTRNTTPGPIFEYAQDSNNQLFAIERYDLETGKIDSVIGGEGGAVRPTPSPDGKKIAYVRREATQPRLYVRDLTTGEDRKVYDALDMDMQETWAVTGVYPNMAWTPDSASLVVWAGGKLNRVDLATGKSAVIPFKIADTRGLIDPPRPAVAVAPDSFETKLPRGATVSPDGKSVVFETLGKLWVKPMAGGEPRRLTGDDAAMEAYPSWSADGKRLAYVRWTDAGLGEVRTIAASGGKSTAITPAGHYARPRFSPDGKTVVFEKDRGGYLSSPRASAEPGVYRVAATGGALTRITENGGNPQFGASNDRIFVMEGDAKESRLVSLDLNGEARRVHAKGELVNDYRVSPDGKFLAFRQNYQAFVTPLVPGTQEVSLSPKGGALPVVKVSGDGADWIHFSQGGSRVNWSLGPTVFGADTASLFGDAPLAKGAKPVKFEPPKTGVSLSMTITADKPKGTVAIIGARVVTMKGADGGAIDNGVILIEGDRIKGVGKLGEVAIPAGTPIFDATGKTIIPGLIDAHAHGPYGIDEITPQANWAEMINLAMGVTTRHDPSSSARTVFPALEMTRAGTIIGPRTFSTAEIVYGARAAGVYAQIDSYDDALAHVRRLKAQGAHSLKNYNQPRRDQRQQVTAAALAEGMRSVAEGGSLFGFDMTLIADGNTTVEHNLPLGVFYEDVLQFFSQSKTGYTPTLVVTYGGPAGDPYWRSHTNVWEHPLLKKHEPAAILAANNSRRTIAADGDYKDDDNAREAAKLARRGVPVSIGAHGQEPGIAAHWELWSFARGGMSPVEALRAGTIEAARSLGYDADVGSLEPGKLADLVVLDADPTKDIRNSDKISKVMIGGRLLDAATLNEELTGSRKRPAYWWEGKDGDAGYAGPAGGGPTADADTDDG, translated from the coding sequence ATGAAGACTGCCAACCGTACCGCCTCGCGCCTGGCTCTGGCGCTGAGCCTTGCCGCCCTGCCTGCCGCCGCACTGGCCCAGGATGCCAAGGAAGCGCCCAAGTGGGATGTTTCCGCTCCGCCCGGGATGAAGGTCCGCGAAGTGCCGATCTCGGTCGAGGAAGGCACCTGGATGAACCTCGATGTCAGCCCGGACGGGCAGACCGTGGCCTTTGACCTGCTGGGTGACATCTACACCATGCCGATCAGCGGCGGCACGCCGACCCGGATCTCGGAAGGCCTGCCCTATGAGACCCAGCCGCGCTTCTCCCCCGACGGCAAGCGGATCGCCTTCACCTCCGACCGCGGCGGCGGCGACAACATCTGGATCATGAACCGCGACGGCAGTGACAAGCGCCAGCTGACCAACGAAAGCTTCCGCCTGCTCAACCAGCCAAGCTGGAGTCCGGATGGGCAGTACATCGTCGCCAAGAAGCATTTCACCACCGGCCGTTCGCTCGGCACGGGCGAAGTCTGGATGTACCATGTTTCGGGCGGCGACGGCGTCCTGCTGGTCAAGCGGCCGAGCGAGCAGCACCAGAAGGAACTGGGCGAGCCAATCTTCGCGCCCGATGGCAAGCATGTCTATTACACCCGCAACACCACGCCGGGTCCGATCTTCGAATATGCCCAGGACAGCAACAACCAGCTCTTCGCGATCGAACGCTATGACCTTGAGACCGGCAAGATCGACAGCGTGATCGGCGGCGAAGGCGGGGCGGTGCGGCCAACCCCTTCACCCGATGGCAAGAAGATCGCCTATGTCCGCCGCGAGGCGACCCAGCCGCGGCTCTATGTTCGCGATCTGACTACGGGCGAGGACCGCAAGGTCTATGACGCGCTCGACATGGACATGCAGGAGACCTGGGCCGTTACCGGGGTCTATCCCAACATGGCCTGGACGCCGGATTCGGCCAGCCTGGTGGTCTGGGCTGGCGGCAAGCTCAACCGGGTCGACCTGGCCACGGGCAAGAGTGCGGTGATCCCGTTCAAGATCGCCGATACCCGCGGGCTGATTGATCCGCCGCGTCCGGCCGTGGCGGTAGCTCCGGATAGCTTCGAGACCAAGCTGCCGCGCGGTGCGACCGTTTCGCCCGATGGCAAGTCGGTCGTGTTCGAGACGCTGGGCAAGCTGTGGGTCAAGCCGATGGCCGGGGGCGAACCGCGCCGTCTGACCGGCGATGATGCCGCGATGGAGGCCTACCCATCATGGTCGGCCGACGGCAAAAGACTGGCCTATGTTCGCTGGACCGATGCGGGCCTGGGCGAAGTGCGGACCATTGCCGCAAGCGGCGGCAAGTCGACCGCCATCACCCCCGCCGGCCACTATGCCCGCCCGCGCTTTTCGCCCGATGGCAAGACCGTGGTCTTCGAGAAGGATCGCGGCGGCTATCTCTCCAGCCCGCGCGCCTCGGCTGAACCGGGCGTCTACCGTGTGGCTGCGACTGGCGGCGCGCTGACCCGCATTACGGAGAACGGGGGCAATCCGCAGTTCGGGGCCAGCAATGACCGCATCTTCGTGATGGAAGGCGATGCCAAGGAAAGCCGGTTGGTCAGCCTGGACCTCAATGGCGAGGCCCGCCGGGTCCATGCCAAGGGCGAGCTGGTCAATGACTACCGCGTTTCTCCTGATGGCAAGTTCCTGGCCTTCCGCCAGAACTACCAGGCATTTGTCACCCCGCTGGTTCCGGGCACGCAGGAAGTGTCGCTCTCGCCCAAGGGCGGGGCTCTGCCAGTGGTCAAGGTCAGCGGTGACGGGGCCGACTGGATCCACTTCAGCCAGGGCGGCAGCCGCGTGAACTGGTCCCTTGGCCCGACGGTGTTCGGCGCCGATACGGCCAGTCTGTTCGGCGATGCCCCGCTGGCCAAGGGCGCCAAGCCGGTGAAGTTCGAGCCGCCCAAGACCGGCGTTTCGCTGTCGATGACGATCACGGCGGACAAGCCCAAGGGCACCGTGGCGATCATCGGCGCGCGGGTCGTGACGATGAAGGGCGCCGATGGCGGCGCGATCGACAACGGGGTGATCCTGATCGAGGGTGATCGGATCAAGGGCGTCGGAAAGCTTGGCGAAGTGGCGATTCCGGCCGGTACACCGATTTTTGACGCTACGGGCAAGACCATCATCCCTGGCCTGATCGACGCCCATGCCCATGGCCCTTACGGGATCGACGAGATCACCCCCCAGGCCAACTGGGCCGAGATGATCAACCTCGCCATGGGCGTGACCACCCGGCACGACCCGTCGAGCAGCGCCCGCACGGTCTTCCCGGCGCTTGAGATGACCCGCGCCGGCACAATCATCGGCCCGCGGACCTTCTCGACCGCCGAGATCGTCTATGGTGCGCGGGCGGCCGGGGTCTATGCGCAGATCGACAGCTATGACGATGCGCTGGCCCATGTCCGGCGGCTGAAGGCCCAGGGGGCGCACAGCCTTAAGAACTATAACCAGCCGCGCCGCGACCAGCGCCAGCAGGTCACCGCTGCGGCCCTGGCCGAAGGGATGCGTTCGGTGGCCGAAGGCGGTTCGCTGTTCGGCTTCGACATGACCCTGATCGCCGATGGCAACACCACGGTCGAACACAACCTGCCGCTGGGTGTCTTCTATGAAGACGTGCTGCAGTTCTTCAGCCAGTCGAAGACCGGCTACACCCCGACCCTGGTGGTGACCTATGGTGGCCCGGCAGGCGATCCCTATTGGCGATCGCACACCAATGTCTGGGAGCATCCGCTGCTCAAGAAGCACGAGCCGGCCGCCATCCTTGCTGCCAACAACTCGCGGCGGACCATAGCCGCCGACGGCGACTACAAGGACGATGACAACGCCCGCGAAGCCGCCAAGCTGGCGCGCCGCGGCGTGCCGGTTTCGATCGGGGCACACGGGCAGGAACCCGGCATCGCCGCGCATTGGGAACTGTGGTCCTTTGCCCGCGGCGGGATGAGCCCGGTCGAAGCGCTGCGTGCCGGCACGATCGAGGCGGCGCGCAGCCTTGGCTATGACGCCGATGTCGGCAGCCTTGAACCGGGCAAGCTGGCGGATCTTGTGGTGCTGGATGCCGACCCGACCAAGGACATCCGCAATTCCGACAAGATCAGCAAGGTCATGATCGGTGGCCGCCTGCTCGATGCCGCGACGCTCAACGAAGAGCTGACCGGCAGCCGCAAGCGACCGGCCTATTGGTGGGAAGGCAAGGATGGCGATGCCGGCTATGCTGGACCCGCTGGTGGCGGCCCGACCGCCGATGCCGATACCGACGACGGCTGA
- a CDS encoding thioredoxin family protein — protein MSLLCLAPLLLAQAVTATGPAAEECKANLPDKPVATAATAKPFYDQKADARAAMDAALAGAAQSGRSAVLVFGADWCHDSVALAKVLTSDAFKTEFGQDYSVTFIDVGVPQTGNGRNIELLARFKVKQLKGTPAMFVVGSDGRQRNKSKDALSWRNAESRGAAATLDWFRKLRG, from the coding sequence GTGAGCCTGCTCTGCCTCGCTCCGCTGCTGCTGGCGCAGGCTGTAACAGCCACTGGGCCGGCAGCGGAGGAGTGCAAGGCGAACTTGCCAGACAAGCCCGTCGCTACGGCTGCTACCGCGAAACCGTTTTATGACCAGAAGGCCGATGCCCGTGCTGCGATGGACGCGGCGCTGGCCGGTGCCGCGCAGAGCGGGCGCTCGGCCGTGCTCGTGTTCGGGGCGGACTGGTGCCACGATAGCGTGGCGCTGGCCAAGGTGCTCACCTCCGATGCCTTCAAGACCGAGTTCGGCCAGGACTATTCGGTCACCTTCATTGACGTTGGCGTGCCGCAGACCGGCAATGGCCGCAACATCGAACTGTTGGCGCGCTTCAAGGTCAAGCAGCTGAAAGGCACCCCGGCGATGTTCGTGGTGGGGTCTGACGGCCGGCAGCGCAACAAGTCCAAGGACGCGCTGTCCTGGCGCAACGCCGAAAGCCGAGGCGCGGCGGCAACCTTGGACTGGTTCCGCAAGCTGCGGGGCTAG
- a CDS encoding AAA family ATPase, producing MTDIPNIQLDTSGNTILPAPDIELDVRETFGIDIDMKVPAFSVADERVPDRDDSYVFDPDTTLAILAGFAFNRRVMVQGYHGTGKSTHIEQVAARLKWPCIRINLDAHISRIDLIGRDAIVLRDGLQVTEFREGLLPWALQHPVALVFDEYDAGRPDVMFVIQRVLETEGKLTLLDQNRVIRPNKNFRLFATANTVGLGDTSGLYHGTQAINQGQMDRWNIVVGLNYLPAAVESEIVLKKVAGVPDDTVDKMVKVADLTRQGFIGGDISTVMSPRTVITWAQNTAIFKDPGFAFRLSFLNKCDETERMLVAEYYQRVFGTDLPESVVGKA from the coding sequence ATGACCGATATTCCCAACATCCAGCTCGACACCAGCGGCAACACGATCCTGCCTGCGCCCGATATCGAACTCGACGTGCGCGAGACTTTCGGGATCGACATCGACATGAAGGTTCCGGCCTTCTCCGTGGCCGATGAACGCGTGCCTGATCGCGATGACAGTTATGTCTTCGATCCAGACACCACGCTGGCGATCCTGGCCGGCTTTGCCTTCAACCGCCGCGTGATGGTTCAAGGTTATCACGGCACCGGCAAGTCGACCCATATCGAGCAGGTCGCGGCACGGCTTAAATGGCCCTGCATCCGCATCAACCTTGACGCCCACATCAGCCGGATCGATCTGATCGGCCGCGACGCGATCGTGCTGCGCGATGGCCTGCAGGTTACCGAGTTCCGCGAAGGCCTGCTGCCCTGGGCATTGCAGCACCCGGTTGCGCTGGTGTTTGACGAATACGATGCCGGCCGCCCCGACGTGATGTTCGTGATCCAGCGCGTCCTGGAAACCGAAGGCAAGCTGACCCTGCTGGACCAGAACCGGGTCATCCGCCCGAACAAGAACTTCCGCCTCTTCGCCACGGCCAACACCGTCGGCCTGGGCGATACTTCGGGCCTCTATCACGGCACCCAGGCGATCAACCAGGGCCAGATGGACCGCTGGAACATCGTCGTCGGCCTGAACTATCTCCCCGCTGCGGTGGAGAGCGAGATCGTGCTGAAGAAGGTCGCCGGCGTGCCGGACGATACCGTCGACAAGATGGTCAAGGTGGCGGACCTGACCCGCCAGGGCTTCATCGGCGGCGATATCTCCACCGTGATGAGCCCGCGCACCGTCATCACCTGGGCGCAGAACACCGCGATCTTCAAGGATCCGGGCTTCGCCTTCCGTCTCTCGTTCCTCAACAAGTGCGATGAGACCGAGCGGATGCTGGTAGCTGAATATTACCAGCGCGTGTTCGGCACCGACCTGCCGGAAAGCGTGGTCGGGAAGGCGTGA